A genomic region of Granulicella cerasi contains the following coding sequences:
- a CDS encoding nickel-dependent lactate racemase — MPWFQIEAPHVSDAQIAEACSRLLAEAKTRICAEPKRVLLLPPDLTRAHSGAGKITELLYRELDAAGAHVEVIPTLGQHVPHTPEENKWMFGSIPEERIFAHDWKNGVTRIGTIPAKLVDETTEGVADWEIPVDLNTKLVEEQWDLIINVGHVVPHEVLGFANHNKNYYIGLGGKDTICASHIAAAVYGIENNLGCLVTPLRACYNWSEVEHLSKYPDVYLQIVMQRDGDNKLVTSGIYVGDDLDTYLNAAKASREQNITLFDNPVKKIVAVMQPDEFRATWVANKAVYRTRMAIADGGELLIIAPGVERFGEQPEVDDLIRKYGYKGTPRTLALYKTEADMQDIPHGVAHLIHGSSEGRFTITYAPGPKISKEEIEQIGYNYASLDEVQKRYDPAVMKEGWNTMPDGEEIFYISTPSAGLWSTREKLLSPTRRDLSETTLKA, encoded by the coding sequence GTGCCCTGGTTCCAGATCGAAGCCCCTCACGTTTCCGACGCGCAGATTGCCGAAGCCTGCTCGCGCCTCCTCGCTGAAGCCAAGACCCGCATCTGCGCCGAGCCCAAGCGAGTGCTGCTGCTTCCGCCCGACCTCACCCGCGCCCACTCCGGCGCAGGCAAGATCACCGAACTGCTCTACCGTGAACTCGACGCCGCCGGCGCGCACGTAGAGGTGATTCCCACGCTCGGCCAGCACGTCCCCCACACCCCCGAAGAAAACAAGTGGATGTTCGGCTCGATTCCCGAGGAGCGCATCTTCGCGCACGACTGGAAGAACGGTGTCACGCGCATCGGCACGATTCCTGCAAAGCTCGTCGACGAGACCACGGAAGGCGTTGCTGACTGGGAGATCCCGGTTGATCTGAACACCAAGCTCGTCGAAGAGCAGTGGGACCTCATCATCAACGTGGGCCACGTGGTTCCGCACGAAGTGCTGGGCTTTGCCAACCACAACAAGAACTACTACATCGGTCTCGGCGGCAAGGACACCATCTGCGCCTCGCACATCGCCGCCGCTGTTTACGGTATCGAGAACAATCTCGGTTGCCTCGTCACACCGCTGCGCGCTTGCTACAACTGGAGCGAGGTCGAGCACCTCTCGAAATATCCGGACGTTTATCTCCAGATCGTCATGCAGCGCGACGGCGACAACAAGCTCGTCACCAGCGGCATTTACGTCGGCGACGACCTCGACACCTACCTCAACGCCGCGAAGGCGAGCCGCGAGCAGAACATCACGCTCTTCGACAACCCCGTAAAGAAGATCGTGGCTGTGATGCAGCCGGACGAGTTCCGCGCAACATGGGTGGCGAACAAGGCTGTCTACCGCACCCGCATGGCCATCGCTGACGGCGGCGAACTGCTCATCATCGCCCCCGGCGTGGAGCGCTTCGGCGAGCAGCCTGAAGTGGATGACCTCATCCGCAAGTACGGCTACAAGGGCACCCCGCGTACGCTCGCCCTCTACAAGACCGAGGCCGACATGCAGGACATTCCGCACGGCGTCGCCCACCTCATCCACGGCTCAAGCGAAGGCCGCTTCACCATCACCTACGCCCCCGGCCCCAAGATTTCGAAGGAAGAAATCGAACAGATCGGCTACAACTACGCTTCGCTCGACGAAGTGCAGAAGCGCTACGATCCGGCTGTGATGAAGGAAGGCTGGAACACGATGCCCGATGGCGAAGAGATCTTCTACATCTCGACTCCCTCTGCGGGCCTCTGGTCCACCCGCGAAAAGCTGCTCTCGCCCACTCGTCGTGATCTCAGCGAAACCACCCTGAAGGCCTAG
- the larE gene encoding ATP-dependent sacrificial sulfur transferase LarE — protein MNAELQSAQQALERELSRYERVAVAYSGGVDSAYLAWATYQVLGDRMVAVIADSASLARADFDEAIAFAEAHTIPLRIVRTDELSQPAYVRNDAQRCFHCKDELFRVMEVLMKELPGNTTLAYGRNVDDAGDFRPGQQAAAMHKVAAPLVDAGLTKSLIRALAQEAGLSVAQKPAAACLASRIEYGREVTAEALLQVESAEAALHALGFRQVRVRHHGEIARIEIAREELAGLQLDLALLDRITASVREAAAFKFVTLDTAGYRTGSMNALLPITSIAPMAHAS, from the coding sequence ATGAACGCTGAACTCCAATCCGCGCAGCAGGCGCTCGAACGCGAACTCTCGCGTTACGAGCGCGTCGCTGTCGCTTACTCCGGTGGAGTCGACTCGGCTTACCTCGCGTGGGCCACATATCAGGTTCTCGGCGATCGCATGGTCGCCGTGATCGCCGACTCGGCAAGCCTCGCTCGCGCGGATTTCGACGAGGCCATCGCGTTCGCAGAAGCGCACACGATTCCCCTGCGCATCGTCCGCACAGACGAACTCAGCCAGCCAGCTTATGTGCGCAACGATGCGCAGCGTTGCTTCCACTGCAAGGACGAGCTTTTTCGCGTCATGGAGGTCCTGATGAAGGAGCTTCCCGGAAACACGACGCTCGCATACGGCCGCAACGTAGATGATGCCGGCGACTTCCGCCCGGGCCAACAAGCCGCCGCCATGCATAAAGTAGCGGCGCCGCTCGTGGATGCTGGTCTGACGAAGAGTTTGATCCGCGCACTGGCGCAAGAGGCAGGTCTCTCTGTCGCTCAGAAACCTGCAGCGGCTTGCCTGGCTTCTCGCATCGAATACGGTCGCGAGGTGACGGCGGAAGCTCTGCTCCAGGTTGAGTCCGCAGAAGCCGCGCTGCATGCGCTCGGTTTCCGCCAGGTCCGCGTCCGTCATCATGGCGAGATCGCTCGTATCGAGATCGCCCGAGAAGAGCTCGCGGGTCTTCAACTCGATCTCGCTCTGCTGGACCGCATCACAGCTTCCGTACGCGAAGCAGCAGCATTCAAGTTCGTCACGTTGGATACCGCAGGCTATCGTACTGGCTCCATGAATGCTTTGCTTCCCATCACATCGATCGCCCCTATGGCCCATGCATCCTGA
- the larB gene encoding nickel pincer cofactor biosynthesis protein LarB — MHPDSLRQLLDQVATGTTTVADAQQRLSTLPYEDLGFAKIDHHRSLRTGLPEVVFAAGKTPAQTAAILQSIAATGVPALATRASREAFEETAKLVPDATYHELARCITIGSAPRKVGKIAVMCAGTSDLPVAEEAAITAECFGVEVDRITDVGVAGLHRLLAQLPRIRTANAIVVCAGMEGALTSVVAGLVEVPVIAVPTSVGYGTSFGGITALLGMLNSCSPLVTVVNIDNGFGAAFNAARIAHLSAEKR; from the coding sequence ATGCATCCTGATTCTCTTCGCCAATTACTCGATCAAGTAGCTACCGGAACAACCACGGTGGCGGACGCACAGCAGCGCCTGTCGACCTTGCCTTACGAAGACCTTGGCTTCGCAAAGATTGATCATCATCGCAGCCTTCGCACAGGCTTGCCTGAGGTCGTCTTCGCCGCAGGGAAAACACCCGCGCAGACTGCGGCGATCCTGCAAAGCATTGCAGCGACCGGCGTGCCAGCACTCGCGACCCGCGCGAGCCGCGAAGCTTTCGAGGAAACCGCGAAGCTCGTGCCAGACGCGACGTATCACGAGCTCGCGCGATGCATCACCATCGGTTCCGCACCACGTAAAGTGGGGAAGATCGCGGTGATGTGTGCCGGCACAAGCGACTTACCCGTCGCCGAGGAAGCGGCCATCACGGCTGAATGCTTTGGCGTTGAAGTCGACCGCATCACCGACGTCGGGGTCGCGGGGCTACATCGACTACTCGCGCAACTGCCGCGTATTCGTACCGCGAACGCGATCGTGGTGTGCGCTGGCATGGAAGGCGCGCTTACTTCTGTTGTCGCTGGCCTCGTCGAGGTCCCTGTGATCGCTGTGCCCACGAGCGTTGGCTATGGCACCAGCTTTGGCGGCATCACCGCGCTGCTCGGCATGTTGAATAGCTGCAGCCCGCTGGTCACCGTCGTCAACATCGACAACGGCTTCGGAGCGGCCTTCAACGCCGCCCGCATCGCGCATCTCTCTGCAGAAAAGCGCTAG